In a single window of the Prochlorococcus marinus str. AS9601 genome:
- the hisG gene encoding ATP phosphoribosyltransferase, which translates to MITIALPKGALLKDSISTFKKAGLDFSNALEENNRSLTFESNCKRAKALLVRNGDVPVYVSYGQADLGIVGYDVLRESELKVAKLLDLGFGGCHMSLAVKKNSNYLKPTDLPANCKVASKFIKTARSYFEELNIPVEIVHLTGSVELGPITGMAEAIVDLVATGKTLKENGLIKIDDLYYSTARLIGNPLSMRLDDNHLRDTILSIESTNAL; encoded by the coding sequence ATGATTACTATAGCTTTACCAAAAGGAGCTCTGTTAAAAGATTCAATTTCAACTTTTAAAAAAGCTGGGTTAGATTTCTCTAATGCGTTGGAAGAAAATAATAGATCATTAACCTTTGAATCAAATTGCAAACGGGCAAAAGCTCTATTAGTAAGAAATGGAGATGTTCCTGTTTATGTAAGTTATGGTCAGGCTGATTTGGGTATTGTTGGGTATGACGTTTTACGAGAATCTGAATTAAAAGTCGCAAAATTATTAGATTTAGGATTTGGGGGTTGTCATATGTCGTTGGCGGTTAAGAAAAATAGCAATTATTTAAAACCAACCGATCTTCCAGCGAATTGTAAAGTAGCAAGTAAATTTATAAAAACAGCAAGATCTTATTTTGAAGAATTAAATATTCCTGTAGAAATAGTACATTTGACGGGATCAGTAGAGCTTGGTCCTATTACAGGTATGGCAGAGGCAATAGTTGATTTGGTGGCAACCGGAAAGACTCTCAAAGAGAATGGTTTAATTAAAATAGATGATCTTTATTACTCGACTGCAAGACTAATTGGAAATCCTTTATCGATGAGGTTAGATGATAATCATCTCAGAGATACAATTTTATCAATAGAATCAACTAATGCTTTATAG
- a CDS encoding ABC transporter ATP-binding protein, whose amino-acid sequence MFFKDFRRIKKLGKYLTKDKKTIYLILIVLLPVSFSGAIQPLLVGQAITILKKETTDVWLSKTFFGQSINAIIVTLFITVLFRLVLQGYQTYNIQAVGQRLTARIRRELFDHSISLSLKYHDKMPVGKLLTRLTNDVDALAEVFGSGAVGVIADFVSLIVISLTMLSIDRGLAILLLLTQIPVSYFIIWLQKRYRRANYQVREELSQLNSDFQENLQGLEVVQMFRREAFNSKKFSKTGDAYKKAVNGTIFYDSSISAFIEWISLAAVSLVLAVGGYLVTSGNIGLGTLTTFILYSQRLFEPLRQLAERFTQIQGGLTAVERINELLDEEIQIKDSASAKHFLENAKNVNKKFKGKIEFKNVNFFYNEGEHIIKNLSFKINPGEHVAFVGPTGSGKTTIIRLLCRLYEPQSGQILIDDIDIKDIPIATLRNMLGVVLQDTFIFSGNVADNLKLNSNLDNFVLENLCYELGLDNLLKKLPEGLNTSLRERGGNLSSGERQLLSVARVAIRNPVVLIMDEATAFMDPSTEATLQKDLERILSKRTALVIAHRLATIESSDKILVLKGGSLVEEGTHSELRLKKGLYFQLSELQQKGFVNF is encoded by the coding sequence ATGTTTTTTAAAGATTTTAGAAGGATTAAAAAGTTAGGTAAATATTTAACAAAAGATAAAAAAACAATCTATCTAATCTTGATAGTTTTGTTACCTGTTTCTTTTTCTGGAGCTATTCAACCATTATTAGTTGGACAAGCAATTACTATTCTAAAGAAAGAAACTACAGATGTTTGGCTAAGTAAAACTTTCTTTGGGCAGTCGATAAATGCCATTATCGTAACTTTATTTATAACTGTTTTATTCAGATTAGTTCTGCAGGGATACCAAACTTACAATATCCAAGCAGTTGGACAACGTTTGACAGCAAGAATAAGAAGAGAACTTTTTGATCATTCAATATCTTTATCTCTTAAGTATCACGATAAAATGCCTGTGGGGAAATTATTAACAAGATTAACAAATGATGTTGATGCTTTAGCCGAGGTTTTTGGTAGTGGGGCAGTAGGAGTCATTGCTGACTTCGTTAGTCTGATAGTAATTTCTTTGACAATGCTGTCAATTGATCGGGGGCTTGCCATTTTATTACTTTTGACTCAAATCCCAGTTTCATATTTTATTATCTGGCTTCAAAAACGTTACAGAAGAGCCAATTATCAAGTAAGGGAAGAATTGTCTCAACTAAACTCTGATTTTCAAGAGAATCTTCAAGGTTTAGAAGTCGTTCAGATGTTCAGAAGAGAGGCTTTTAATAGCAAGAAATTTTCCAAAACTGGAGATGCTTATAAGAAAGCAGTTAATGGAACAATATTTTATGACAGTAGTATTTCAGCGTTTATAGAATGGATCTCTCTTGCTGCAGTTTCCTTGGTTTTGGCAGTTGGAGGATATCTTGTTACTTCTGGAAATATTGGTTTAGGAACATTAACAACTTTTATTTTATATTCCCAAAGACTTTTTGAACCTTTAAGGCAGCTTGCAGAAAGATTTACTCAAATACAAGGAGGTTTAACAGCTGTAGAAAGAATAAACGAATTATTGGACGAAGAAATACAGATTAAGGACTCTGCTTCCGCAAAACATTTTTTAGAAAATGCTAAAAATGTAAATAAAAAATTTAAGGGCAAAATTGAGTTCAAAAATGTTAATTTTTTCTACAACGAAGGAGAACACATTATAAAGAATTTATCTTTCAAGATTAACCCTGGAGAGCATGTTGCTTTTGTAGGTCCAACTGGTTCAGGTAAGACAACCATAATAAGACTATTGTGTAGATTGTATGAACCTCAATCGGGTCAAATTTTAATCGATGATATAGATATCAAAGATATTCCTATTGCAACTCTTAGAAATATGTTGGGAGTAGTTTTGCAAGATACCTTTATCTTTAGTGGAAATGTCGCAGATAATTTAAAACTGAATTCGAATCTAGACAATTTTGTATTAGAAAATCTTTGTTACGAATTAGGGTTAGATAATTTGCTAAAAAAATTACCAGAAGGTTTGAACACCTCACTAAGAGAAAGAGGGGGAAATCTCTCTTCTGGAGAGAGACAACTTCTTTCCGTAGCTCGAGTAGCGATTAGAAATCCTGTTGTTTTAATAATGGACGAAGCAACAGCGTTTATGGATCCCTCAACAGAAGCTACTTTGCAGAAAGATCTTGAGAGAATTCTGTCAAAAAGAACAGCATTAGTAATAGCTCATAGATTAGCAACTATTGAAAGTTCTGATAAGATTTTAGTCTTGAAAGGGGGATCATTAGTTGAGGAGGGAACGCATAGTGAATTAAGACTTAAAAAGGGTTTATATTTTCAGCTCTCTGAGCTTCAACAAAAGGGATTCGTGAATTTTTAA
- a CDS encoding GNAT family N-acetyltransferase: protein MIFRNQGSLIKKSNSISKDELIDLYGLNSYEFTQTTKEEIFVCSKNKDLDLIELDQLLQTVGWSRRPIRRVKRALDYSILVVGLWRHDDKFPRLVGFARCTGDGILEATVWDVAINPVYQGLGLGKEIMRYVLKELKNIGISKVTLFADAEVVSFYKRQGWILEPRGSKCAFWYAN from the coding sequence ATGATTTTTAGAAACCAAGGATCGTTAATAAAAAAATCAAACAGTATATCAAAGGATGAGCTGATAGATCTCTATGGTTTAAATTCTTATGAGTTCACTCAAACAACTAAAGAAGAAATATTTGTATGTAGTAAAAATAAAGATTTAGATCTAATAGAACTAGATCAACTTTTGCAAACTGTTGGTTGGAGCAGAAGGCCAATAAGGAGAGTAAAAAGAGCTTTAGATTACAGTATTTTGGTGGTTGGGTTATGGCGTCATGATGATAAATTTCCCAGACTAGTTGGATTTGCAAGATGCACTGGCGATGGAATTCTAGAAGCAACAGTTTGGGATGTGGCTATTAACCCTGTCTATCAAGGACTTGGATTGGGGAAAGAGATAATGAGATATGTCCTAAAAGAATTGAAAAATATTGGCATTTCTAAAGTAACCCTTTTTGCTGATGCTGAAGTGGTTTCATTTTACAAAAGACAAGGTTGGATTTTAGAACCTAGAGGGTCGAAATGTGCTTTTTGGTATGCAAATTAA